The segment GCATGATGTTGTGGGTTGTGGAAAAATGAAGAAAGAGCAGGCGATGAAGAGAAACAGACAACTGTGCCAATCCAACCCCAACTTAACCAGTATGTCCAGTTCTGGTGCCGCCACGCCCTGGTGCAACAGAACAGCTCGTAAGCGTTCATGTTGTCCTTGCTTCAGCAGACTTTGGCTCCGAGGGTGGCGATGGACCTGCTGTGAGGAGGAACGACATGGCTGCTGTGTCCAATGCCAACCTCTGTGCTGATGGGAGAGTCAGGGAATACTTGACTCTTCCGACTCCCGAAGCCCAGGGCAACAAAATGTCCAGATCCAGTCGAGTGCAGAGAATGAAGTTTTCACTTTCTGTGAgtagtttttatgttctcccccccgtctgcgcgggttctccggcttcctcccaccgacAAAGACGTGCAAATTggggtgaattggtgacactaaattatCCATAGgagtgaatgattgtctgtggccctgcgatgagctggcggcttgtccagggtgtgccccgcctttCTCCCGTAGACTGTCGACTGTCCACAAACTGGAATTACgattaagcggttaagaaaataaatgaatgacaaaaaaaataaaaaatcaattgATTATTCTCAGAGaatgaaaatcaaattaaatttatTGGGGCCCAGCACCCCTATACGTTGTGGATCAGTCTGGGTGCTACAGCTACACCGATCAGAATGAACTAATCAATCTCAGCACAAACTTGATCAAACAAAGATTAGCACTGCTGCACTTCCTCTCTCGTTGAAGTAGAAGTGGATAAACTGCAGGTctctccatttcttcttctaGCGCCAAGCGGTGTCCCAGGACAACTTGTGCTTGGACGGTGGAGACCCCCTACTGGACAGAAGGCCAAACTCATGGGATCAGCATGCGAAGCAAACCACGAGCCACTGCTCCTCTTTCCCAATTCGTTCAAGTGTTTCTGCCCATGACATCTTCTCAGATCAGGGCAGCCGTAGGAGCGGCGTTGCTGTTTGGAGAAGTCCTTTTCCACAGAATCCAACACCTTCAATCCAGCCGATACGCATCGACGTCCCCGTGACCAGAGCCATGAATATTCCAACAAACCCCCCACTTAAAACCTTCCAGAGCTCAAAGAGCCAAACCCTTAATGGAAATATACTTCAAAACCAATCTCCTCAGTATTACGTGACTCCCACCAAGACATTTCTATCGCAGCAGCACAGATCCACCCAGCACCAGGATAAACCAGCGAAACCCCGGGTCGCCGTCCCTCCAGCAAAACACGTCTCCTTCCAAGAACCTCCAACTCACCGGAAGCACAGCTCAGGCCCTGATCCATGGAGAAGGGAGGTCCAGCGGCAGTTTCTTGCCGTGGAGCTCCTTGGGCAGGAGGTGCAAGGGCTCCAGGCAAAAGCGGCGtgcacagcagagagaaaccGGCTCCAAAAGTTAAGCCTGGAGTGGCAGTTCCAAAAGAGGCTGCAAGAGATTCAGCAGAggggagaggatgaggaagaagaggatctGGATATGATGCTGACGATACAGCAGCTGGAGACAAGAGTGCAGGTGAGGTGCGACACAGGTGCCAGGTAAAGGGGAGCTCCGCCTCAAAATACTCTTCTCACCTTGTCCAGGCCAAAGAAACATTTCTAGAGCTTCAAGCTTtaaagagaaagatggagattTGCCCCATGAAGACCCAGAtcaagacatttatttaatgagaTTTTACTGTTTGTAAAAGTTAGTgagaaatacttttattgattaaactgttcctttaagacAAGGTGAACGctgaaatattaatataaagtaCAAATACAAGTTACTAGCCTAAACACTAATAGCATTGATACACTGTTACTTTTGTACGATTTAAAAGTTACATTTGTATCTTTATAGAACATTTAGCACATTTGAAGAACAGACACTCAACAAAGCCACGATAACGTACCTAATCATTTATCTCCATCTTTAGAACAACAGAAGTCTTCCTGATCGGAAAGCGATTGCAAACCTGGCAGGAACTCACCTCTCCCAGGAAGACAAGGCAAAGACAGGTAATTATTCATATGGTACAGAACATTTCATATTTCGCTCGCATTTTCATGAAAGGATCTTATTTGAATTGTGCAACCTCTCCATTATTTGACAGATCTTAGAAAAAGTGCACAAAGCCAAGAGTTCAAGGCGGATTCAGAAAGGCGAGCTACGACTTAATCCATAAAACGTAATGCAAAGATGTTTTATCCCAACAAGCTTCATTTATTGCACTTTTCTATGCAGCAAGCCATATAATCATTTAATTCTTCAAAGACATTTAACAGAATTTAACGATCTTTGTTCATTTGCAGAAACGAGGAGGAGAACATCAGCAGAGCTCCTGAAAAGCTCACGTTCAAGGAGCGTCAGAGTCTCTTTTCTCTGTCGAGGGCATAAAGGAACAAAAGAAAGATGGTGGCACCTTTTTCAGTTTAAAATCTGTATAGTAGCCTCTCAGCTAACGAAACATGTACATTCAATCTCGCCGCCGTTTAACAGAAGCTTCAGGGTAGCAAAGGTTAGCGCCGAGGGATGGACAGGCGTGCAAAGATACAGGATGCTGCAACCTCTTTGAAAAGCACCATaattattttgtgaaatataaTCAAGCAAAATGTGATTAAAGTCAACATTAACAGTCGTATTTGTCTTCATTCAGTCGAGCGGGACTATTTAAATAGTgtatatttacataaaataatttaccaGTGTAATTAAATACGTCTTccacttagcttagcttagcagaaCCGCTGCTCTCAACTACTTTGTGCGTCGGTAAAACTGCACCACAGCTTTCTCTTGCTCCTGGGTTTCGATCGAACCGCTCCGGAGTTGGCGGATCTCCGAGATGGCGTCGATCCCAGACATCTTCTTCGTCTTCACCAGGAAGCAGGCCAGCATGGTTCCCGTTCTCCCGTGACCGTGCATGCAGTGGACTGCCACGCCCTGAAGAGGAATGTTGTTTTTTGACAGGTCATGTCGTCCGTTACGTGATCAATGAACAGCAGCTCCGTTTCACATGCAAAAATCACGGCCCGTTTACAACGCTCGACTGCTCTCACCTCGCCCTTGGCATTGGCCCGCTCCACGATAGAGAGGAATCTATCGATCTGATCTGCAGAAGGAGGAGTGAAGTCCGCTATCTCGATGTGGTGCAGCTTTAACTCTGGGCACGAGTCGTAGTGAGGCGGCTTCCTTTCACACAGGCAGACCAGGTGCACGATGCCATTGTCCAGCAGGTACCGGTATTCCGACGTCATCCTGGGAAGTGCCATTCCAGCCAGTTTTCCGGGTTCAACCCAGGAGAAATTGTGCGGAGGAGTGGAGGCCATCGTGGTGAAACTGGGAAGttcagtaaatatattttatttagcagacaaaacaaatgagACCCTCCTTAAACAGTCATTATCTTGCCTAATGAAGGCCCAGCGAGCGAACTGCTGTCCAGATCACGCGAGAAGAGAGGAGATCTGTCGTCTTGGTTGGTTTGGGGTTTCCACTCCAACAGTTTAGGtttatgtaccggtactcagaactgaagcctcttggatgagggCGTGAAACAAATCATGAAGCAGTCCATGtgattatcccccccccccccccccatattctTCCTCTAATAGAATAAAGTCTGGAGGCAGGAGTTTGGAAAGTATCCCAACTCAGCTAGCCAGCATTAGCTGCAGCTATCTCAGTACCCCCATGATGCACGTG is part of the Brachionichthys hirsutus isolate HB-005 chromosome 18, CSIRO-AGI_Bhir_v1, whole genome shotgun sequence genome and harbors:
- the LOC137907959 gene encoding dual specificity protein phosphatase 23-like, with translation MASTPPHNFSWVEPGKLAGMALPRMTSEYRYLLDNGIVHLVCLCERKPPHYDSCPELKLHHIEIADFTPPSADQIDRFLSIVERANAKGEGVAVHCMHGHGRTGTMLACFLVKTKKMSGIDAISEIRQLRSGSIETQEQEKAVVQFYRRTK